In the genome of Amphiura filiformis chromosome 4, Afil_fr2py, whole genome shotgun sequence, one region contains:
- the LOC140151219 gene encoding manganese-dependent ADP-ribose/CDP-alcohol diphosphatase-like, with the protein MSSRLWHYLHSLQIYGRVPANRVYCVSHQTMTTNITSCPLFSFGVLADVQYADIPNRLNFAKTSMRYYRNSIKLVHQAALTWNQDSRKPSFAVHLGDLIDGFNNREGKANSEKALRDILTEFDKFDGPVHHILGNHDFYNFTRKELWDSRLNTTQLTGKVNVEDTTTSHNPTNPPENECGCSNKLYYKFNPHPDFCFVVLDTYDISGCSHLQQCPHYEEALKILCAVNKNTGYELNSPTGLEGKERRYVLYNGGVGKEQLQWLRNVLEEATRKQQTVFILDHIPMFGATDQCLLWNYEEVLETLGEFDCVAAILSGHTHTYNYGEDTNGIRHIIFPGIVEATPGTNAFATIDVYSDYCDIRGYGQMPSFTLRYPVCNKTMGEECTDPTKETSVQATS; encoded by the exons ATGTCATCTCGTCTGTGGCATTATTTGCATTCATTACAAATTTACGGACGGGTACCGGCCAACCGGGTATACTGCG TGAGCCATCAGACAATGACTACCAATATAACATCTTGCCCTCTCTTCTCATTCGGTGTGCTAGCAGATGTACAGTATGCTGACATACCTAATAGGCTCAACTTTGCCAAAACCAGTATGCGTTATTATCGCAACTCCATCAAGCTTGTCCACCAAGCCGCTTTGACATGGAACCAAGATTCCCGCAAGCCAAGCTTTGCTGTTCACCTGGGTGATTTAATCGACGGGTTTAATAATCGGGAGGGGAAAGCAAATTCAGAGAAAGCTCTAAGGGACATATTAACTGAATTTGACAAGTTTGATGGACCTGTTCATCACATACTTGGTAACCATGACTTTTATAATTTCACTAGAAAAGAATTATGGGATTCCCGATTGAACACAACCCAACTTACTGGCAAAGTCAATGTAGAAGATACCACAACATCACACAATCCCACAAATCCACCTGAGAATGAATGTGGCTGCAGTAATAAATTGTACTACAAATTCAATCCACATCCAGACTTTTGTTTTGTGGTGCTAGACACGTATGATATAAGCGGCTGTTCACATTTACAACAATGCCCACATTATGAAGAAGCTTTGAAGATCTTATGCGCTGTCAACAAGAACACAGGATATGAATTAAACTCTCCCACAGGCTTAGAGGGGAAGGAGAGAAGATATGTGCTGTATAATGGTGGTGTTGGTAAAGAACAGTTGCAGTGGTTGAGAAATGTGTTGGAAGAGGCTACAAGAAAACAGCAGACTGTCTTTATACTTG ATCATATTCCAATGTTTGGTGCAACTGATCAGTGTCTTCTATGGAACTATGAAGAG GTACTAGAAACACTAGGTGAATTTGACTGTGTAGCTGCCATTCTTAGTGGCCACACCCACACTTATAACTATGGTGAAGACACCAATGGCATTCGTCACATCATCTTCCCTGGGATTGTAGAAGCAACACCAGGTACCAATGCATTTGCTACCATCGATGTCTACTCAGATTATTGTGACATTAGAGGCTATGGACAAATGCCAAGCTTTACTCTAAGATACCCAGTGTGTAATAAGACAATGGGAGAAGAATGTACTGATCCAACTAAAGAAACATCTGTGCAAGCAACTAGTTAG
- the LOC140150331 gene encoding F-box/LRR-repeat protein 12-like, whose translation MCCALSPFSTYIVHPGFPTYSISWCEILNRGVPGWNYFGNDASPVSFVPAAVLVRIFSHLNVDDKCAVAQVCNSWNELMKEKCLWVDVDLRNNHMLIPVSKVIRFMRYHSLGASLKRFKCNAADNRVLEHLQEHCKNLEELVLESGNYRDLELELIPTAKLTHLQLRPMDADQYPEDWWYFFTPERFPVLNHLGLHEPDPVDIVMREVCRLQTLKRLQLDTLPMWPLKTEAILNIARLTELEELCLKSVYSSSTTELVMHISTGLKKLRLLDLSLSEFVQGDKLDGLAQLPCLESLNLSGCRRVTFRHVRDLAVKLPHLKKLHYSVCPIAKQVTNDVIMQKYTYIKQLAPYLDLYYNNKLFKGGHQRLYDDNDVAWAELCTFRREQQDDWERPNPCRGWNSSPEASEEEDSDGGGWAYNAPARMADMNFALTSSSSDSEVD comes from the exons ATGTGTTGTGCCCTCTCTCCATTCTCCACATACATTGTACACCCAGGGTTTCCAACTTATAGCATTTCTTGGTGTGAGATATTGAATAGAGGCGTACCTGGATGGAATTATT TCGGCAATGATGCTTCACCAGTAAGCTTTGTACCTGCAGCAGTCCTGGTGCGAATATTCTCACACCTCAATGTGGATGATAAATGTGCAGTAGCTCA GGTGTGCAATTCATGGAATGAACTGATGAAAGAAAAATGCTTATGGGTTGATGTTGACCTCAGGAACAACCACATGTTGATACCTGTGTCAAAGGTTATCCGATTCATGAGATACCATTCATTGGGGGCGTCATTGAAGCGCTTCAAGTGTAATGCTGCAGATAATAGGGTGCTTGAACACCTGCAG GAACATTGTAAAAATCTTGAAGAATTGGTATTGGAGAGTGGCAATTATCGAGACTTGGAGTTAGAATTGATCCCTACTGCCAAGCTAACCCATTTACAACTGCGTCCAATGGATGCTGATCAGTACCCAGAAGATTGGTGGTATTTCTTCACACCAGAAAG ATTCCCAGTGTTGAATCATCTTGGCCTTCATGAACCTGATCCTGTTGACATTGTCATGAGGGAAGTCTGCAGACTACAGACCTTAAAACGTCTCCAGCTAGATACCCTACCCATGTGGCCATTGAAGACAGAAGCCATCCTGAACATTGCTAGATTAACTGAGCTAGAAGAATTGTGTCTGAAATCGGTCTATTCATCAAGTACCACAGAACTAGTCATGCATATCAGTACAGGTCTGAAGAAATTGAGGTTGTTAGATCTGagtttgagtgagtttgtccaGGGAGACAAGCTTGATGGATTAGCTCAGTTACCATGCCTGGAGAGCCTCAACCTGAGTGGTTGTAGAAGAGTAACCTTCAGACATGTGAGAGACTTGGCTGTGAAGCTTCCTCATCTGAAGAAGTTACATTACAGTGTGTGTCCTATTGCGAAGCAGGTGACCAATGATGTCATCATGCAGAAGTATACCTACATCAAGCAACTTGCTCCGTATTTAGATCTGTACTACAACAACAAGTTGTTCAAAGGTGGTCACCAGAGGCTATATGATGACAATGATGTTGCCTGGGCAGAGCTGTGTACCTTCAGAAGAGAACAACAAGATGACTGGGAGAGACCAAATCCATGCAGAGGTTGGAATTCTTCTCCCGAGGCGTCAGAAGAAGAGGATTCTGATGGTGGTGGATGGGCGTATAATGCTCCTGCTAGAATGGCTGATATGAACTTTGccctcacatcatcatcatcagatagtGAGGTAGATTAA